The genome window CCGCTGCCCCCCCCGGAGCACCTCCGTTGGAAGTTATCGTAACGCCAGCCGCCCGGCCTTGCAGGGCCTGAGTAGCATCAGCCACCGGCTGGGTAGCAATTTCCCGCGACGATACCGACGATACGGCCCCTGTTACGCTGCCGCGCTCCTGGGTACCGTAGCCCACTACTACTACCTCGCTGAGGGCCCGGGTGTCTTCCGTTAGGGTTACGTTAACGGATGAGGACGCGCCCGTAATGGGTACTTCCTTGCGGGCAAACCCTACGTAGCTTACGACTAGGGTAGAGTTTTCTGGGGCGTTCAGGGAGAAGCGGCCGTCGGCATCAGTAGTAGCCCCAATAGTGGTACCCTTCACGATGACCGTTACCCCTGGCAACGGGTCACCGTTGCTCTGAGTGATTCGGCCAGACACCGGCACATCGGCCAGAAGGTTCCGGTTGGTGGCGGGGGCCGGAAGCCCATCGGGAGAGGCGGGAGCTGCCGCCAGGGTGGGAAGGGCAGGCAGGCCGCACGCCGTAAGCCACAAAGCCCGGCGCAGCAGCGCCTGAGGGTAGAGGTGTTGGTTCATTGATGTGTGGGAATTGAGGGAAGTAAATACAGGGTAGTTGTCAACTACATTGCCGAGCCCTGGGAAGGAGTGGCTACCTGGAAGTTGTTACTTAAGCTGTGTGCACCTGAAGTAGCGGTTCGAAAAAGGCGAACCGGAGCGGGGTCAGCCGGCGTATCAGCGCCGGAAAAGAGCAAGGGATAATTAAACTCAGGAAAGCAAGGCCGCGCGGATAAGTCGAGCTCAAAGAGTACCCTAATAGGTTACCCTAAAGCTGCTGACCTGACTTAAACTGCCGCCAAGGGCTATGCGGAATGCCCAAATATATCCGACCGTGTTTCGGAAAAGCAATACCAAAACCCCCTCAAAATGCCATGAAAAGGCATTTTCACCTTAACGCACAATTATATTATACACTTACAGCACACGCTAACTTGGGTAGTATAGGCCTTGTAGCAACCAGTTCAGGCTTTTATTATAGGCGCTGCACCACGTAAAAAACAATCAAAAAAACAGGTGTTTTGATCAACTTTTTTCGCTTTTCATAGCGGGTGAGTATTCACTTACGGAATAACACTTGCAGTCTTAAAAGCTGACTATATACTACAGTTACTAGATTTCATTGGACGATACTGCGCTAAACTAGCTCCAGTTAGTGGGCCCTTACTTGTAGCTGCAGTACGCTAGTTGTTTCGAGCAAGAGGCTACGGTATGATTCCTACCCGCCTCCTGCTCTTCAAAAACACTAGAACGAATCACCTGCGCATTAACCCCGAGTGGAAGAGGCCTCCTCCCCAACACCCATTACTGCATCTTCTGTTTCAGTACCCGTGGCATCGAGTAGCACGTGGGTCCACCCTTCGTTTTCATCGAAATCGGGGGCGTGGCGCCGCCGGCGCATGGCTTCCAGCACCTTCTGACTGAAGCTCCAGCAGGTCCCTTGGCGCAGATCTAACACCCGGGAAAGCTCCTGGGACGAGTAATTGCCCTTATGCGTATAGATCAGAAATACAGCATAGAAGGCCTTGATAATCGAGAACTTACATTTTTGCAGCAAGGTATAAGCCGTAGCTGACTCCACGTAGCGGCATTTGGTACAACGGCGCGAATGAGGCTCCCGGCCGTCGCAGTACTTCTCGTGCCCACACTTGCGGCACTGGTAGCCATCGGCCCACTTGAGGTTGGCTAGGTACACCAAGCAGGCGTCCTTGTCAGGGTAGATTTGGCTGAACTCGCCGAAGTTCACCTCCTTAGAAAGCACCCGAGCCGTTTTGGCTTCCTGCAGGTCGCGCTGCAAGTCCGTGTTGAGCTTCTCAATAGCCGCCGATTGCAAGGCAAGCAAACCGTTGGCCTGGAGCAGCTCCCGGTTTTGGGCGGCAATCGTGTCGCTTTGCTGGCGCAGCTCATCAGTACGCTGCGCTACCAGGCTTTCCAGCTCTGAGTTCAGTTGGTCCTTGAGGTCCTGATTATGCTGCAGCTGCTCAACTAGTTGCTCCTGCACCTCGTGCTTTTTACGCAGCTGCTTTACCAGCTTGCCCTGGGCCCGGATGGTAGCATCCTTGATGCTCTTGATTTTTTCGCCGAGGGCATATGACAGCACGACGACCTCAATGACGAAGGCCACGTTCATGCTGTATACCGTGGCCGTAGTCGTGAAGGTGTTAATACCCAGTTTGCGCAGAATCAGGAAGCCAACGCTGATGGCAACCAGGGCGTGAGCCAGCAGAAAGAACCGGGCCGTACGCTGCCCCCGTTGCCACACGCGGTAGGCCGCGTAGTAAATCATGCAGTAGGGTAGCAGGTAAAACCAAAAGCCCCACCCCGAATTCAGCCATACGGCGTCAATCAGCAGCCCTAGCACACTTAGCAGCACAATGGCTCTGACCCAGGGGTCATAGGTAGGCAGGCGCTGGGGGGTGTCGAGGAACTGGCGAGCATAATAGCTGAACGTGAGTAGCAGCAGAATCGGAGAACCCGCAATAATCAGCTCATTTAGAGCCGGATAACTAGGCCAAATATACTGAAAGCCTAATCCATCTTCCGAAAGAAACACCAGACTACAGCTAAGCACGTACAGCACGTAACGCAGGTACGTTTGCTCCCCAATGAACAGGTAAAGGCAGAGGTTATAAACCACCATAATCAGCAGCACCCCATAAAAGGCACCTAGCAGTCCATACTCGGTCTGGAAGTGCACCGCCAGGGGCTGCTCGGTACGCAGGCGGCTAAGGAAGGTAGTCTTGGAGTTGGATGTCAGCCGCAGGTAGTAGGTTTGGGCCTGGTCGGGCTGCAGGGGTAAGCGGAACAGGAAGTTTTTATAAGGAAACTTGCGGGTTGCTAGCGGATAATCGGAGCCGGTACGGGTGGGGGCGCTGCCATCAGCCGGAAAAAACTGCACTCCATTTAGGTGAGAATCAAATAGTTCCAGGTACCAATGCTGGCTGAGTGGACCGCGGGCCTGCACCACCAGCCGCAGCCAATAGGCCGAGCCAGGGTGGTCCATGGTGGTGGGAATGGTGTTGCCGGGCCGGAACTGGCTGGCCCAGGTGGGTTGCTGCACATCCGTCAGGGTTAGCTTACCGGAGGGGTCTTCCAGCACGCTATACAGGGAAGGGTCAACAAACAGCTCCTCCAGACCGGTGCGCACCCGGAGGGTATCGGCGGGGCGCGCGCTGGCCGGGGAGCTGACCAAGGAAAGGCACAGGAGCAGGGGGATGCTCAGCGTCAGGAAAGAAAACCAGATAGCCCGACGCGGTGGGAAGTGGGAATTCACGAGCTTCATGGTGGCTTCAAGGTACGAAACCCTCGGGGCTTTGCCTACTGGCCACTGGCGCTGCTAGCGGCTTTTGCCGGAGCAAAGCGTAGCCAGCCCAGCTGCCCTACGGGTTCTTCAACAACAAGGCGGAGAATGTGCTGTCCGGCCGGCAGGGTGGGGGTGGTAAGGACCACCGTAGCCCACTGCTGTCCGGGTGCCACGGTAGCAGTGCCCAGGGGCTGGTTGCCGAGGTGCAGGGTGAGGCGGCCGGGCGCGGTGCCGGGTTGCAGGCGCAACTCAGCCGTATAGGTCCCAGGCGCAGCTACGGTTACGGTGTAAGTGAGCCATTCGCCGGCAGCTAACTTGCTCACCACAAACCCATTATTTACGTCTTTACTTGCGTTGATGTCCACGCCGTCGTTGCGGTAGGCACCGCCGTGGTTGGTGGGCGTCAGGTCACGGTAGTCGGTGCGGGCCGAGAAGTCGTCGTGGTAAGCCACTCCGTCGCGGCCCAGGTCGTAATCGGCGGCGGCAATGGTGCCGGGAATGGTAAGGGTCGCGAAAGGAGCCCGGAAGTCACTGGGTTTGGTCAGGGCCGTGGCTACGTCGCGGTTTACTTGGCAGTTGGCAAACTGCACATTACGCAGCAGGGCCGCGCGGCCCTGCGCCGTCAGGATGCTGCCGTAGGGCTGCACCCGCAACAGGCCGGCGCCGGAATCTACGCGCTTAATATTCCAGTGGCACCACCCAATGTTCTGGGCGTTGAGGCCCTGCACGGCAGCGGCAAACCACTCATTGGAGTTTTCGCCCGTTTCGCCTACCCACACCGGCACCTGCCACCGGTCGCGGAAAGCGGCTAGGTTACGGAACAGATTGATTTGGTTAGGGTTGGGGTCAGATGCGTCTGGTGTGTTAGGGCACCAGTAGCGGTGGGCATTATACACCAGGTTCCCCTTGTCTTGAATAGCCAGCTTGTCGGGGGTAAGGTTGGTGTACTCGTTGCCGTAGCCATTACCTTCCAGCAGAAGTAGGTGCTGGTCGTTTTGGGCTCGTACGGCATTTATCAGGCGGGCGTAGAAGGCACTGAGTTCCTGATTATCAGCCGACAACCCATTGGCGGCGTTCAGGTTGTGGGGCTCATTGATGAGGTCGTACATGGCAATACGGGCATCCTGGCGGTAGCGGGCGGCCAGCTTTTCCCACAGGCGCACCGTCATATCCTGATAAATCAGGCGTCCCTTGGCGTCCCGACGTTTCCACAGGTCCAAGGGCTGAAAGTTGTCGTTGATGTTCCGGTCGGTGCCCTGGCCGCCGGGGGCCGCGTGCAGGTCCAGAATAACGTACATGTTGTTGGCCGCGCACCAGCGTGCTACCTCATCAATAAAGCGGATGCCCTCCAGCTTTTTTGGCTCGGCGAAGAGCTGATTCTCGTCGTACCAGCGGCTGAG of Hymenobacter sublimis contains these proteins:
- a CDS encoding cellulase family glycosylhydrolase, with the protein product MNCLFMLPDPWRRGWTRGLGFRLGMLLMLLGCSVGSSTGQNLTMLRAAGPKTVDAQGREVVLRGYNVGGWLLQESYILQTDTLNSQWRIKQGLLRSMSEAQMEEFYRQYRQNFITKADIDFLAKQGFNAVRLPFHYDLFLTPAQRHARTEVIRDPKNPQKLTAYVEQLSRWYDENQLFAEPKKLEGIRFIDEVARWCAANNMYVILDLHAAPGGQGTDRNINDNFQPLDLWKRRDAKGRLIYQDMTVRLWEKLAARYRQDARIAMYDLINEPHNLNAANGLSADNQELSAFYARLINAVRAQNDQHLLLLEGNGYGNEYTNLTPDKLAIQDKGNLVYNAHRYWCPNTPDASDPNPNQINLFRNLAAFRDRWQVPVWVGETGENSNEWFAAAVQGLNAQNIGWCHWNIKRVDSGAGLLRVQPYGSILTAQGRAALLRNVQFANCQVNRDVATALTKPSDFRAPFATLTIPGTIAAADYDLGRDGVAYHDDFSARTDYRDLTPTNHGGAYRNDGVDINASKDVNNGFVVSKLAAGEWLTYTVTVAAPGTYTAELRLQPGTAPGRLTLHLGNQPLGTATVAPGQQWATVVLTTPTLPAGQHILRLVVEEPVGQLGWLRFAPAKAASSASGQ
- a CDS encoding 7TM diverse intracellular signaling domain-containing protein gives rise to the protein MKLVNSHFPPRRAIWFSFLTLSIPLLLCLSLVSSPASARPADTLRVRTGLEELFVDPSLYSVLEDPSGKLTLTDVQQPTWASQFRPGNTIPTTMDHPGSAYWLRLVVQARGPLSQHWYLELFDSHLNGVQFFPADGSAPTRTGSDYPLATRKFPYKNFLFRLPLQPDQAQTYYLRLTSNSKTTFLSRLRTEQPLAVHFQTEYGLLGAFYGVLLIMVVYNLCLYLFIGEQTYLRYVLYVLSCSLVFLSEDGLGFQYIWPSYPALNELIIAGSPILLLLTFSYYARQFLDTPQRLPTYDPWVRAIVLLSVLGLLIDAVWLNSGWGFWFYLLPYCMIYYAAYRVWQRGQRTARFFLLAHALVAISVGFLILRKLGINTFTTTATVYSMNVAFVIEVVVLSYALGEKIKSIKDATIRAQGKLVKQLRKKHEVQEQLVEQLQHNQDLKDQLNSELESLVAQRTDELRQQSDTIAAQNRELLQANGLLALQSAAIEKLNTDLQRDLQEAKTARVLSKEVNFGEFSQIYPDKDACLVYLANLKWADGYQCRKCGHEKYCDGREPHSRRCTKCRYVESATAYTLLQKCKFSIIKAFYAVFLIYTHKGNYSSQELSRVLDLRQGTCWSFSQKVLEAMRRRRHAPDFDENEGWTHVLLDATGTETEDAVMGVGEEASSTRG